In Heteronotia binoei isolate CCM8104 ecotype False Entrance Well chromosome 5, APGP_CSIRO_Hbin_v1, whole genome shotgun sequence, the DNA window CTGTAGAAatattggaaaaaataaaaaattttgagtttaaaaaaaaaaaacgtgttgttgttgttgttttgtcaccAGGGTTGCTGCCTGCTCCTTCAAACAGAAGTTTGTATTCTGGGTAGCAATCGGCTACTGCTTTTTGTCAAGGTGCAGAAGTTTCTCGTGGAGCCATATATTAGAATGTTGCAGGTCCTCTACAGTTTCGTGTGCCTTAGACGCCATTTCAAACGCAGAGTCAGCCGTTTGAGAGACCGCCAAAATGGTTTCGTTGAGTTTTTTTTAACTCCGACTGAATAGGGGCAATGGCTTTAGAAATCTTGTCGCCCAATGTCTCTTCCAAACGGTCCATTACTTCGTGGAACGTTTGAGTAGTTAAAAGAGGGCTTTCGGCAGGGTTGAGGGGGGCCTCTGATGCCATTGACTGTGGCGCTGCGGGTTGAGGGGAAGCGTCCGACACGTCCGAGCTTACCAGCGGGAAGGTAAGGGTCCTTTGGTCTTTTAAGGAGACTCTAGCTGCTGCCTTGGGTCCCCTGGTATCTTTCTTGCCCATGCCCAGGCGTTTGTGTTGAGTGTGAAGGGAGCGGGATCGCGTTAGCGGGACTGGTAGTCGGGAGGCAATTCCTTAAGCGTCCGCCATGCTACGCGTCGCCCCGCCCTCCCGGCTACTGCTTTGACTTGCTCGTAGTCATCTGCTCTGGCCAGCTGAGCCAGGCTCTctggaaaaatacaaaaaaaataaattggaaaaaataaaaaaatttgagttttaaaaaaaaacacgtgttgttgttgttgttttgtcaccAGGGTTGCTGCCTGCTCCTTCAAACAGAAGTTTGTATTCTGGGTAGTAATCGGCTACTGCTTTGACTTGCTCGTAGTCATCCGCTCTGGCCAGCTGAGCCAGGCCCTCTGGATAGAGCTTCCCACAGTGGGGGAACAGCTTGGCCCAATCCTCCTTGGAGAGTTCTGTGCCAAAGGAGTTGAtggtgagaatgaaggccctccGGTCAGCTTCGAACTCCAGGATGGGGCACATGGCATCAGCGGTCGTGCCTCCCAGGATCTTGCAAAACTTGTAGAAGGACTCAAGGTAGGCCTTGTACAGCGCATTACGAATAATTTCGATGTTCATCTCATCAAGGTCTTGCTCTGAGATGCAATCCTGGAAAAAGGCAGCCAGGGGTGTGTCTACCAGGATGGCATTGTACAGCTCTGCCGGAGTCTGGGCAATGTTCACTGCCTCCATCTGCTCGAAGCTTCCCAGGGGGTGGCATTTGGGCACCAACTGGGCAATGGAGCGCTGGTGCAGAGTCCCGGTGATGAGCAGGATCACGTTGTCAATCATGTAGCTGTACGTGATGAAGTCCAAAAAGCTGGCCAGGGGTTCATAGGCATGATTTCTCATATGGCGGAAGTCCACCACCATCTTCTCCTTCAGCTTGTCATCAACGACGGAAACGGTGAGAGGGGAGGCTTCGTTTGGCAGGAAGTTCCCATAGTCTGTGCTCTGGAGATGGAGCTTCAAATCTTCCAGGCTCTCGCACTGCACCAGGTTGACGTAATCGGACTGGCTCAGCACCCCTGCCTTGAAACCCCGCACCAGGCCCTCCAGGTAGCCACTGACGACGTTGAAATAGAGCTCAGGGAACGACGACAACATGGTGAGGCCGAGAACTCAGAAGGAGCAGCGGCTACAGAGGCGGACGTCTGGTTCTACCGGTAACTCTACGATGTAATTTTTTTGATCTGGAGCTTTATCTGTTGCCAGAAGTTtgcaatgtatttgaagaagaagaagatgatattggatttatatcccgccctccactccgaagtgtcttaTTTCCACCAGCTGTTGATAAAGTCAGCCTGGTCCCCGCATAATTTTGGGCCTAGCTGGGCGCAAAGTGGTTGTGTTGCATTGTTGTTAAAAATTCCGtgagcgagggggggggaggggcaggggcgggggggaaatGGAGGAAGCAGGGGATGGAGACTGGGAGGGAGGTGAGCAATTGAGGTGAGATTGGGTGGGTAGTTCCCACCCCCGATTCATTTCCTACCGCAGGGAGGGGAAGATGGAGGCAGGACGGAGGGAGATTGGAAGGGAGGGTGGCGAATAAGGCAGGAGGGGTGAGCTTGGGCAGATGGAACAAGGTTAGAGCTGAGGAGGGAGGGTAGGAAGAAAGAAGGGGGTACAAGCGGTGGAAGGTTGGGAGAAAACCCAGCACTGGGGCCTCGGCGCCCCACGCTGGCAGCGGCATGCCACACATTCCCTGTCCTGCCAGCCCCATCACCGCTGAAAGGAGGAACCGCGCAGCCGACGGAAGAGAGTGCTGAGCAGGCTCTGGCCGAGCGGCACCAACGCAGTGTAGAGGCGTTCTCCCTGAGCAGTGCTGAGGCCCTGCTCggctgcccttgccgttaagGTGAGAGCACTCGAACAGGGTGCCTTCTTTTCCTTGTGTGGGAAGCCTGCATCAGAGAAGCCTCCTCCCAACGCCCTGCCTGATTGCTCTCGCTTCGAACGCCCCCTCTCCACTCGCATTGTCCCTCAGGTTAATGTTTTCTTGGCTCAGAGGaactcccccaatccctcagagcccaGAAACAGCGgagcttcccttccccagcatcctccgaGGACGCTGGGGAAGCGAAGCTCCAAGTgccagcgcaatgacgtcacctctgAGTGACAGCGTCACGACGGGTGCACACAAAATCTTTTCTTCTGGGGGGGGGTGCACATTGGGATTCTGCCTCGCGCAGCAGAACCCCACATGCCAGGCCTACTCTTGCTTCAAATATCAGAGTACCCGAGCGAGGTCCTTCAAGACCAGGGGCCTTGTCCGAGCGGGGCTTCCTCATGTGGTGAAGAAGGGACACCACTCTGGTGAGAGAAGCCAGCCAGGGcatccaggcctgtagctacggggGGGGGCCCTGGGGGAGGGCACGGCCAATCTATcaaccccccccttccctctgtacgGCCCAGCCATTGGAGGGCCACCAGAGCTGCTCCTGCTCAGCGGAGGTGGCTTTGCATGGAGGTTTCCTCAGGAGAAGCCCTCCATGCGTGAGTGGAGTttgcacggaggtttcctcaaaaggagccctccaagcttgagtggagattgcacggaggtttcctcaaaaggagaacTCCATGAGGGAGTGGAGTTAGCAAGACGTTTCCCTCAAAAGGAGCCCTCCATCCTTGAGTGGAGTTTGCatggaggtttcctcaaaaggagacttccatgagggagtggagtttgcaaagaggtttcctcaagaggagccctgcaTGGGGGAGTGGAGTTTGCACAGAGGTTTCCTCAAGAGGAGCGCTCCATGCTTGAGTggagattgcacggaggtttcctcaaaaggagacctCCATGAGGCAGTGGAGTTTGCAAGAAGGTTTCCTCAACAGGAGCCCTCCATGCTTGAGTggagattgcacggaggtttcctcaaaaggagacctccatgagggagtggagattgtacggaggtttcctcaaaaggagaactccatgagggagtggagtttgcaagaaggtttcctcaaaaggagccctccATCCTTGAGTGGAGTTTGCatggaggtttcctcaaaaggagccctccatgctTGAGTGGAAattgcacggaggtttcctcaaaaggagacctCCATGAGGGAGTGGAGTTAGCAagaaggtttcctcaaaaggagccctccATCCTTGAGTGGAGTTTGCatggaggtttcctcaaaaggagccctccatgctTGAGTGGAAattgcacggaggtttcctcaaaaggagacctCCATGAGAGAGTGGAGTTAGCAAGAAGTTTCCCTCAAAAGGAGCCCTCCATCCTTGAGTGGAGTTTGCatggaggtttcctcaaaaggagacttccatgagggagtggagtttgcaaagaggtttcctcaagaggagccctgcaTGGGGGAGTGGAGTTTGCACAGAGGTTTCCTCAAGAGGAGCGCTCCATGCTTGAGTggagattgcacggaggtttcctcaaaaggagacctccatgagggagtggagattgcacggaggtttcctcaaaaggagacttccatgagggagtggagtttgcacggaggtttcctcaaaaggagccctccatgcttgagtggagattgcacagaggtttcctcaagaggagccctccctGCAAACGGGGCCTTGTGGCCCCACTGGCCTTTCCAGCACCACAGGAAAGGCCAGCGGGCGTAGCGTTTGCAGAGGGTTCTTCAAGAGGAGACTTCCATGAGGGAGTGGAGTTTGCACAGAGGGTTCTTCAAGAGGAGCTCTCCGTGCAAACGGGGCCAGCGGGAGGAGAGAGTGCCCTGCCCATCTTCTCTCCTTTTTGAGGCTAGAGGCGCCAGGCGGGGCATCAGTGTCGCTTCTCCTAGCCCACCTTCCCATATGggaagcttggcttggagaagccagcctgatgccccacccagctgctctcgCCTCGGACGAGCGAGCAGATGGGTGGGGTGCCCTCTTCTCCGAGCCCGGTTTCCACACAAGGGAAGCCGAACTAGGAGAAGCTGCCCCGATGCCCCACCCGGCTGCTCTCTCTTCAAAGGGGAGAGGCCCGAGCGGGGCCCCCGCTTCTTGTCGTGAGGAAAGCCGAGCTTGGATGAGGTGCCCTGGCAGCCTGCCCAGCAGCTTTCGCCATGCGAGAGCAACCACACGGGTCTCTGGGGTGCCTAGTCCGAGCTGGGCGTCCCTCGCGACAAGAAGAGGAGGCCCCACTCTGGTGCTCTCCCCTTCGAAGCGAGGACAATTGGGTGTGGCGTTGGGGGGAGGCTTCTCTGATCCCGGCTTCCGACCCAAGGACAAGAAGGGCCCCCCGTCAACTGCTCTCTCCTTCAAGGGGAGAGCAGCCAGCAGGGGCATCAGCATGGCTCAGCGGAGGCCTCCACCTGCAGAGGCCCGCCTGGTCCAGAGGCCCCCCAGCTGTCCCTTCACGCCGCTGCGCCGGTCCTCCTCCAGCGGTGTGGGGCTTGGCGGACAGGGGGTGGCATGCCGTTGCCAGCGGGGGGTTCACCGAGGCTCCAGCGCTGTGTCTCctcccaaccttccctcccaaccAACCTCCCCTTgtactcccttcttccttcccacctccctCCTCATCTCCAACCCGTCCTATCCACGCAAACTCACTCCTCCTACCTTatttgcctctctccctcccaatcTCCATCCTATCCTACCTCCATCTTCCTTTTCACCCTCATCGGTAGGAAGTGAGTGGGGagtgggagcctggggaggagggtggGATGGAAGAAGGGGTGGGATGGAAGAAGTGGTgggagagtgggagggagggaggatataGGGATTTCATGGGTAGGGAAAATCCCCCTCGCTTCACGGCAGCGGCGCCACTTTAGATCTTCTTCTGCCGCAGATCTTTTTGACTGTGTTCCACAGCCGGACATGCCATGGCTTCTTCTGCACCTGCAAATAATAATATACTATGAATATAAACTGTGTGACACTATCTGAAATGTCagggagatgggggtgggagaggtTTTGTTTCCATCTACTTATTGGCTAGGAGTCCTGAAAAaagtacagcagcagcagcaatataGCCTTCTGGTtgttctaaaacaggggtgtcaaacatgcagtttgagggccaaatcctatcaggcccccgagcaactggctgtcatctacttccttctccctctctcttgcttccttctgcattacagcttgctttgccaggctccctcaattgcacaggagctacagcgcgaagcctctattttctccattggctgaggctcctcccttgtggaggaatggcttgctttgccaggctctctcaactgcacagcagagctactgagccaaacgtCTCTTCCTATTGActtccccacccagtcccctggggaaggaaggaaatacccagagcttcctttgcccagttccctggatcccatgggagaaatacaaagaaagcacctttaagaccaatgagtgctaatgttttaagcgtgttttaagtttttttaaaaatctatttgtgtttgtctgtgttctttataaaatctatatctctgctacctaatcttaaataggtccacacgtggcccggcctgacatagcttggcccaaccagacatggcctggcccaacaagctctctttcgtgtcagatccggcccccataacaaatgagtgcgaCACCCCGTTCGATAACAATCCCCATGaggtctctaccactgagcaaagtttatgCTTTCCCTGGAAACTAGATCACAAGGAAAGGGAGGAATGTGAGGAGCAAACCCACCTAAGACCACAATATTTTAGGATCTCAGAGACAGCTGAGAAAAgtaacagatttcaatgaaagattacatatttttgtcaggatcagccttccagccttccgatgtcggtaaaatgagtacccagcttgctggggggggggcggggggagtctagatgactagggaaagcaatggcaaaccaccccgtaaaaagtctgccgtgaaaacgttgtgatgcgacgtcaccccagagtcggaaacgactggtgcttgcacagggaacctttcctttccccgcAAGTTCACCTttgtgttctttcagaactcttggatgtctgccatctgggcctggtgacttatcagttttaaattgtctatcagtcacaggagactgattcccatagggaataatggagaattggtctgcgggtatctggggctctgggggggctggtttttgaggtagaggcaccatatttgcagcatagcatcccatGTCTATCCTCAAAACACACCCCAtgattcaaaaaggttggacccagggatccaattctatgagcccccaaaaaggtgcccctatccttcattatttccaaaggaaggaaggaaggcatttggtgTGTGTTCcctttggccagaactccctttggagttcaattatgcttgtcacaacctttctcctggctccaccccatgtctcctggctccagccccaaagtctcctggctccacccccaaagtccccggatattttttgaatttgacttggcaaccctaggcggggGGCGGGCAGAGGATGTAGAACAAAACCCAGGGCTGGAAGCCATTTTCATTCCAATCTCAACAGATGTGGGGAAATGGCAGAGCTCCTCCACTTTCCCTGCTCTTTCCTCCAAAAGTGGCAAGCCTGGAAGCACCCGGGTGAGTCTGCCCATCAGCCACAACAGCCAACTGCAGCAGGCATTGCTTTTCTTTGGCCTTCACTTCTGGCAGGAAACGACACATTACCAAAGAACTGCCAAGTAATTGAAGGGTAACTCCCAAGCAAATGTGccgttgagcaagcctggcaaagcaagctgtgatgcaggacgcaagagaggggaggaggaagcagcccATTAAATAGTAGGCCCCTcctaatccctggatgaggagagcgggcagccagccagccagccggctttgccacacccccagcagccctcattaacccctggggaaacccgcaccaccctttctccaattctTATGATATTTTGCGTGGTGGGTGATTTGCAGGCCTTTtgacagggggggaggggtggacagtccaggggagccccagatgagcgaggcctgcttgggctggctggatctctagggctctcctttcttgcatcaggttccttttggctggggggggggcagcatatgctaatgagttatgctaatgagctccgccacctatttttctacaaaacgacccaacCATGGCATGGCCGGTGggtaggagtaggccaggtaggtggccgcctagggcGTCCGCTTCCCATCTCTTCCTGACGGGAGGCTTCCGGGCAGATGCCAAGACTGCCGCCTCGTCCTGGAGGTCTACATACAAatatctaggccaaccccctgcacaatgcaggaaactcacaaaggtaggtggggaggaagagggggaaccctcagaaaggttcaggagctgctctcctgtgagctcctgctgactttgttcagtttccaagatctaaagaccaggctagcctggactatccagccCGGGGCACTTGGAGCTTTGCGTTCTGTATCATTTATTCACTTCATGTgtgtcccacttttctccccagcggggatcccaagtggctcacaatgttatcgcctccattttatccttccacaaaccctgtgaggcaggtgagttgTAAGACTGGCCACAGGTAACCAACCAGGTTTCATGGCAccagtttccaccaccaccactcattttgtgtgtgtgtgtgtgtgtataaataaatgaaaagaagGATATGGTTGCTTGGCAGAGGCAAGCAGTAGCAAGCTGgggaatgcctggagattttgggggtagagattGCCTTCTGATGcacttctggtgatatcagggggtgtatgacatacgcaaatgagttatcctaatgagctccagcacctgttTCCCTACATAATTAACTctgcttctctttctcccttagctttcaagagcttaggggtacAAAATGCCCTAGGGGTGCTGGTGGGAAGGTATGTGAGAAGT includes these proteins:
- the LOC132572079 gene encoding V-type proton ATPase subunit d 1-like; translation: MLSSFPELYFNVVSGYLEGLVRGFKAGVLSQSDYVNLVQCESLEDLKLHLQSTDYGNFLPNEASPLTVSVVDDKLKEKMVVDFRHMRNHAYEPLASFLDFITYSYMIDNVILLITGTLHQRSIAQLVPKCHPLGSFEQMEAVNIAQTPAELYNAILVDTPLAAFFQDCISEQDLDEMNIEIIRNALYKAYLESFYKFCKILGGTTADAMCPILEFEADRRAFILTINSFGTELSKEDWAKLFPHCGKLYPEGLAQLARADDYEQVKAVADYYPEYKLLFEGAGSNPGDKTTTTTQLDNDNSSQSMTQEPDPAAVIFCSVETRLSIPTILKQSSILNCRNRSIAGVESLDEYEKRAEELAQNCWEAEMAMIKKWHYECVDLLRCHPCCGISPDFEEEDLSEDDPSMENQQCGGEEDENEIEEEKVKEKVHF